The DNA segment TGCCTTCCACGCGGGTGGTTCCCTCGGCCGCCAGCCCAGCCAGCACCAGCCCGGCCCCCGCCCGCAGATCGCCGGCCTCCACGATGCTCCCTGTCAGCCGGGGAACACCCCGGATCACGGCGGTGCGGCCCTCCACCTGGATGCTCGCCCCCAGCCGGTTGAACTCGTCGACGTGATTGAAGCGCGCCGTATGCACCGTCTCCGTCACCAGGCTCGTGCCCTGGGCCAGGCAGAGGTAGGCCATCACCTGGGGCTGCAGGTCCGTGGGGAAGCCTGGGTGGGGCTGGGTCCGAATCTGGAGGGCCCGGGGCCGCTGCGCCGCCCGCAGGACCACCCGCGCCTCCCGGGGCCGGCCCTCCTCGGCGGGGGCTCCGTTCCCCGGTGTGCCGTTCCGGACCGAGGGCTCCTCCCAGGTGACCCGGCACCCGGCCGCCCGCAGCCTGGCCACCACCGCCTCCACATGCTCGGGCACCACCGGCCCCACCTCCACGTGGCCGAGGGTGATGGCACCCGCCAGAAGGTAGGTGCCCGCCTCGATGCGATCGGGGATCACCGCGTGCCGGATCCCCATGAGGCGCCGCACGCCCTCCACCTCCACCGTACCCTGCCCTGCGCCCCTCACCCGGGCTCCCATCCGGTTGAGAAAACGACCCAGCTCCTCCACTTCGGGTTCCCGGGCCGCATTGAGGATCCGCACGCTCCGGCCGCCCAGGGCCGCCGCGCAGATGAGGTTCTCCGTGGCCCCCACGCTCGGGTAGTCCAGGTGAATGCAGGCGTCCCGGGGGGTCGTCATCGACGCCTCCACGTACCCGCCTTCGTCCACCACCTGGGCTCCCATCTCCCGGAAGCCTTCCAGGTGCAGGTCGATGGGCCGGGCGCCGATGGAGCACCCCCCCGGATAGGTGAGCCTGGCCCGGCCCAGCTTGGCCAGAAGCGGGCCCATCACCTGGAGCGATGCCCGCATCCGGCGGACCAGGCGGTCCGGGGGCTCCCACCGGGAGATCCCCCGAGGGTCGATCTCCAGCACGTGCTCCCCCAACCAGCGGCACCGGGCCCCCAGGGCGTCCAGCACCTGGGTCATGGTCTCGATGTCGGTGATACGCGGCACCCGCTCCAGCACCGTGGGGCCGTCGGCCATCAAGGCCGCGGCCATGAGCTTCAGGCTCGCGTTCTTGGCGCCCGACACGGGCAGGTGCCCTTCAAGACGGCGTCCTCCCTCGATCCGGTAGACCGACACCGGAGCTCACTCCCTCAGGCGCCGGCCAGCCCACCAGGCGGACCTCCAGCTCCAGCCGCACCCCGAACCGCTCCTCCACCGCGTCCCGCATGCGCTCGATGAGGCGCAAGACGTCGGCCGCCCTGGCCCCGCCGCGGTTGACGATGAAGTTGGCATGAAGGGTCGATACCTGAGCCTGGCCTTCCTCCCAGCCCTTGGCCCCCACCGCCTCCAGCAGCCTGCCCGCGTACTCCCCGGGCGGGTTCTTGAAGATGCTGCCGGCGTTGTGGGTGCCCAACGGCTGGGTGCGTCTCCGCCGCTCCACGTACGCCTGCATCCGGGTGCGGATCGCCTCGGGATCGTCAGGCTGGAGCTCGAGCATCGCCCCCGCGACCACCCAGGGCTCATGCTGGAACCGGCTCCGCCGGTATCCGAGCCCCAGTTCGGTCACGTCGAAGCGGCGCGGCTCGCCCGCAAGTGAGAAGGCGTCCACCCAACGAAGGGTCTGGCCGATGTTCGACTCGTGAGCCCCTGCGTTCATCACCACGGCACCGCCCACGGTGCCCGGGATGCCGCCGGCGAACTCGAGCCCCGAAAGGCCCAACCGGGCACAGCGCCCGGCGAGTCCCGGCAGCGACGCGCCCGCCTCGACCCGCACCAGGGCCCCGTGGAACGCGATCCGTCCCAGCGGGCGGGCGATGCGCACCACTATCCCCGGCACACCGTCGTCGGACACGAGCAGGTTGGTCCCGCCTCCCATCACCGTGCATGGCACGCCGGCCGCCGCGGCGGCGCGGAGCAGGCTCTGGAGCAGGTCGGGGGTGTCGGGCTCCACCAGCAGATCCGCCGGGCCGCCGATGTGAAAGCTGGTGTAGGGTGCGAGCGGCCGGGCCCGAGCACCGCTGGGGCCGGCCTGTTCGGCCAGGTCCTCGAGCGCGGCCTGCCAGGATCCTGCGGCCTCCCCCCTCTCGCGGCTCATGGGCCAGGCACCTCCCGCCCGGATCCGTCGTCCTGAGCCCGCGGGGCGGGCACTGGGTCGGGCGCGCGTCCTTCACTCAACCGACGAACCACCGCCCGGCCGATCGCGTCCACGTCGCCGGCCCCCACGGTGAGGAGAAGGTCGCCCGGGCGTAGAGCTTCCACCACCCGCTCCACCAGGCGGCCCGGGTCCGGTTCGAAGACCAGAGGTCCCTTCCGAACCGCTCCCACGGTGCGGGCCAGACGCGCACCCGTCACGCCCGGTATGGGATCCTCGTCGGCGGCATAGATCTCGGTCAGGAAGAGGAGGTCCGCATCGGCGAAGGCTCCGGCGAAAGCCGCCTCCAGCCTCTGGGTCCGGGTGTACCGGTGAGGCTGGAAGACCACCACCAATCGCCCCGGGTGGGTTCGCGCGGCCGCGAGCGTGGCCGCGACCTCGGTCGGGTGGTGCGCGTAGTCGTCGATCACCCGAACGCCCCCTACCTCCGCCACCAGCTGGAAGCGCCTCTCGGCGCCTCGGTACACGGCCAGGGCGCTCGCAACCCGCTCGAAGGGCAGATCCAGGAGTCGGGCCACGGCGACGGCCGCAAGGGCATTGGCTATGTTATGCCTGCCCGGCACCCGGAGTGTTACGACCCCCAGGCGGCCCGCCGCCCGGTCCACGACGGTGAAGCGGCCCCCGCCGTTCTCGAAGGTC comes from the Limnochorda pilosa genome and includes:
- the murA gene encoding UDP-N-acetylglucosamine 1-carboxyvinyltransferase, whose product is MSVYRIEGGRRLEGHLPVSGAKNASLKLMAAALMADGPTVLERVPRITDIETMTQVLDALGARCRWLGEHVLEIDPRGISRWEPPDRLVRRMRASLQVMGPLLAKLGRARLTYPGGCSIGARPIDLHLEGFREMGAQVVDEGGYVEASMTTPRDACIHLDYPSVGATENLICAAALGGRSVRILNAAREPEVEELGRFLNRMGARVRGAGQGTVEVEGVRRLMGIRHAVIPDRIEAGTYLLAGAITLGHVEVGPVVPEHVEAVVARLRAAGCRVTWEEPSVRNGTPGNGAPAEEGRPREARVVLRAAQRPRALQIRTQPHPGFPTDLQPQVMAYLCLAQGTSLVTETVHTARFNHVDEFNRLGASIQVEGRTAVIRGVPRLTGSIVEAGDLRAGAGLVLAGLAAEGTTRVEGIEHVRRGYEDLAGRLRAAGAEVYEEDGQLAEVWA
- the murB gene encoding UDP-N-acetylmuramate dehydrogenase; amino-acid sequence: MSRERGEAAGSWQAALEDLAEQAGPSGARARPLAPYTSFHIGGPADLLVEPDTPDLLQSLLRAAAAAGVPCTVMGGGTNLLVSDDGVPGIVVRIARPLGRIAFHGALVRVEAGASLPGLAGRCARLGLSGLEFAGGIPGTVGGAVVMNAGAHESNIGQTLRWVDAFSLAGEPRRFDVTELGLGYRRSRFQHEPWVVAGAMLELQPDDPEAIRTRMQAYVERRRRTQPLGTHNAGSIFKNPPGEYAGRLLEAVGAKGWEEGQAQVSTLHANFIVNRGGARAADVLRLIERMRDAVEERFGVRLELEVRLVGWPAPEGVSSGVGLPDRGRTPS